AAAACGGCTGAATTATTAGTGCCTTTAGCGAAAGCGAATATTGCAGTTCAAGAAAATGCTTTGCAGATTTTGTGTGGCGAATATCCAAACAGCATAGAACGTGCAGGAAATATTGATGCCGCTGAGATAAATGTTGTTTTTCCAACAGGAATTCCAGTTTCACTTTTAAGCCGAAGACCAGATGTAAAAGCAAGCGAATATGCTGTAATGTCTGCCGCAGCAAAAACAGGTTTGTCAAAAGCAGCGATGTATCCAGCTTTAAGTTTAAATCCGTCGATTGGAGTGAATTCATTCGAATTTGAAAAATGGTTTGATTTCCCAGGATCGATTACTAAAACTATTGCAGCAAATCTAGCACAGCCTATTTTCAGAAAAAAAGCATTACGAACGGCTTATGAAGTGGCAGTTTTAGAACAGGAAAAAGCAGCAATTCAGTTTAAACAGTCTTTTATTACAGCTGTTGGCGAAGTAAACGATGCAATGTCAAGATTAAAATATGCTGATGAAAGAATTGTTTTGGCTAAAGAAAAAGCGACGTCTTTAGACAAAGCCACTTCTGATGCTTCATTACTTTACAAAAGTGGTATGGCCAATTATTTAGAAGTGATAACAGCCCAAAATAGTTCGCTGCAAAATGACTTGGATGTTGTGACCATAAAACTAGAAAAACTAAATGCAGCAATTAATCTATACCGTGCCTTAGGAGGTGGTGTAGAGTAGAAGCCAATAATTTATTACAATTCGCTATCTCTGTAAGGAAACTTTAGAGGTAGTGAATTTGTGTTTTAATTGATTTTGAATTACTGAGATGGACAAAATTACTTTTACCCGTTCAGAACTTTATGATTTAGTTTGGAAATTTCCGCTTGTACAAATTGCAAAGCATTATGAAATTTCTACAATGGGAATCAAAAATGCCTGTACTAAATTGGAAATTCCGCTTCCTAAAACCAAACATTGGACTAGACCTGAATACAAGCGAATAAATACTCCAAAATTAACTTTAGACTATAAAGGAAATAATGAAATTAGTATTTTCAAAAAAAGGTATGAAATGCAGTTTAGAACTACTTCTAAACCTACACCTTTACAAGAATTGGCTGGAAAAATAAAAAGTGACGAAAACGGACCTTTACAAGTTTTTAAAAAGCTGAAAAATCCTGTCGCTATTGTAAAAATAACAGAAAAACATTGGATCAGTAAATCATTAAATGATGGGATTTATGAACCTAAATCTAACATTTTAGATTTAAATGTTTCTGTTGACAGTATAAATCGGGCTTTACTATTTATGGATGCTTTTATAAAATTGATAGAATACCGCGGTCATAAATTTGGAAAAAGTGAAGACGGTTTTGATACCGTTTTTTTCAGCAACGGAATTGAAATCAAAGTAGATTTAAGAGAAGCTTTAAAGCGAATTACAGCAAACGGTTTAAGAGAAACTACAGAATATGTTTTTACAGGCGATTTTATTTTTAGGGTTTCAAGAGAATCTGATAAAAAAGAATGGCGTGATGGAAAAATTTTGTTAGAAGATAATCTAGCTATAATTATAGCTAAATTAGAATTAATGGCGCTTGAAGAATAATAATAACCTGCTGGAATTAATCACATTCAGCAGGTTTTTTTGTTTAATGAATTTCCTTTTTTAAGAAAAGTTGTTTTACAGGAAGATTTTCAGCTACAGCTTCTGAATAATTGAATATTATATAGCCCATTTCAATTAAAGTATCTTTCAAAATCAAATCAGTTTCAAAGATTTTTACCCAAATAAAATCGTGTTTTCTTTGTTTGGCGATTTCTTCAGCACGATTAAAAAGCAGCTGAATTTCTTCAACATTTAAATGAACGATATGTTCCATGCAGATCGGTTTTGAAGCCTCGACTTTTTCATTAAAAATTCGGGAAGAATTTAATTGAAGAAAAGAAGCTGGAGTTTCATTTTCATGAATCATCAAAACTTCAATATTAAAGTCATTCTGCACTTTAAAAAGTTCCGAAATAGAAAGTTTTTCAGAAACGTATTGTTCGCCAATTTCTTCGGATAAAAATAAATTAGAATAAAACTTTTTGGCTTTAGCTTCCATATCGGTAGCTGTATCTAGTATTATAACTACAAATTGTGCTTTTTTAGACATGTTTTCAGGTATTGAATTTCAATACAAAACTGCAATTGTTTGTTTGGTAAGAAAAGGGAAAAAAGTCTGAAATGTTGGTCAGAAAGTCGGTTTGTTAAATAGTGTTTCGGTATTCTAAAGGAGAAAACTGTGTGTAGTTTTTAAAGAATTTTCCAAAAACTGATTGGTTCGAAAAATGTAAAGTATCGCTGATTTGATTAATGGTTAACGATTTATTCTGAAGCAGTACTTTGGCTTCTAAAATAACCATTTCATCAATCCATTCGCGGGTTGTTTTACCGCTGTTATTTTTAATCACTTCTGAAAGGTATTTTCGCGTCACGTTTAGATTTTCTGCATAATAGGATGGAGCACGATGTTTGATAAAATCTTTGACCAAAAGTTCTTTAAATTTTTCAAACAAAGGATTTTGAATTTCTTTCTGTGGCAGATTTTTTTTCATCGAATCCAGTTCAAATATCAAAACATACAAATAACTTCTGAGAATAGAAGCCTGATGAAAATGATTTGTCCGAAGATTTTCCTGAATTAAACTAAAAAGCTGTTCGAATTTGGTTTTGTTCTTTTTCTCCAAAGGAAAGACGTGCATTTTACTGTTTTCGAAAAAATCATATTGAGAAAGAAAAAAGACATTGGTTTGAGTTTCTAGAAAAAATTTCGGTTTAAAAAAGATAATATCCATTAAAATGCTCTCGCTGTCTTTGCTGAAACTTCTAATAACATTGGGCCCAAGAGCCAATATTGCCGGTGCTTTAATCACGATTTTATCCAATCGCGTCTGCAATATGATGCTTCCTTTTTTCAGAAATTCAATAGCATAACTTTCAGCCCGATACGGAATATCAATGTACGGATGTTCTTCAATCTGTACATAAAAATATTCTTTGTTATCATTTTCGTCTGTAAACAGACTTTTATGATGCTCGAGTGAATAGGTATCGATTTTGCTCATTTTCTATGGAGCTTTTATGGAAGTTTAATTTCTCAAATATAATCAAAATTTCATATTTCGCAGAGAAATGAACCGTTCCTACGGAACTCATTTGATTGCGGTTAATCTATTGTTCCGTAGGAACATTTCATCGGTAGAATAAATGAATGATGATTGTTTTACGTTCCGTAGGAACGTTTGATATTTTGGCAAAAAACGTATAAATTAAACGTTCCTACGGAACGAAAATCTGGCATGTCTATATTTTTTTCTACCAACGAAACATTCCTACGGAATGATGGTTGGATATAGAAATGATAATTTTAATTAGTAATAAACGAAAATGATTAAAGCAATAAAGGCTGTCTTTTGGACAGCCTTTAAAAACTAATTAAAATAAAAAAAATAAAAAAATCGATAAGAATATTTTAAACCTTGGAACTAATGTGGTCTAAAATTGATTCTTATTTTGCTTTCATCAGCACTTGCACACTGTTCGATTTTTTCAAGGCATTTGTTGTAAATTCCTTTAAATCTTTGGCAGTGATTGTGCTTAATGTATTTTTAAGAAGTTCCATGTCAAAAGGTGTTTCATCGTTTCGAACATACGATGTCAGTACGCTCAGCCAATAACTGTTCTCTTTGATCTGCTCCTGATAATTTTTGATTATAGATTGTTTAATGTCTTCCAGCATATTCGCGGGAATGGTTTCTGTCTGTACTCTTGTCAATTCCGCGTGAACAATTTTTACCAAGGCATCGGCTTTGTCCGGATTACAGTCAAAATTGATTTCTAATGAAAACAATGGAGAAGGGGACTGCGATAAATCGGTTCCAACTTGTACGCCGTAACTGCCGCCTTCTTCTTCACGAATGGTTTCCAAATAACGTTTAGTCAGCCATTCCGAAACCATATAACTTAAGATTTTGTTCTTTTTAGAATAGGTTACGTCTTTGTTTTCCAAATGAAGATAAACGGTTGTTTTTGGTGTATCCATTGTTCTGAAAATCGTTTTTTCAGTCTTTCCGTCTTTCATGAAAATTTTATGGTCAACGTATTTTTCTGTTTTTGGAGTTGACAGAATATTGCCTAAATAAGTATTGATTAAAGCAATATCTTTCTCAGAAATGTTTCCAACGAATAAGAAGGTAAAATCTCCTGCATTAGAAAAACGCTCGGTGTAGAATTTCTTCGCTTTATTCAAATCAAAAGCATTGATGAAATCCTGATTCAATAACCAATTGCGTTTGCTGTAATTCGTGTTTAAAACTGAAATCGTATCACTTAACGCTTTTTCGTTGCTGTTGTGAGCATTATTCAGTTTGTTTTGGTACTGTTCTTTGATTTTATCAAAAGTGGTCGTATCAAATCTTGGATGCTGGAAATAAAGGTATGTCAACTGCAATAAAGTCGTTAATGATTCTTTGTTGCTGCTTCCATTAAAACCTTCGTATAAACCTCCAATATACGGACTAACACTAGCCGTTTGACCTGCCAGTTTCTTTTTTAAATCGGTAAACTTATAATCGCCCAATCCTGAATAAGCCGCTACTGCCGTTGCAATTTGTGTTGATGGAAGATCCTGCCAGTCTGCTAAGGAATTTCCTCCTGCGCTGTAAGCAGAAAACAAAATTTGGTCTTTGCTTAAGGTTGTTGGATAAATAATCACTTTTGCGCCGTTTGCTAAAGTGTATTGTTTTGCATTTGCGAAAGCTTTAATGTCGCTGGTTTTTGCAATCGCTTTTTCTGTCAATTGCTCTTTAACTAAAGAAGCCGTTAATTCTTCTTCCTTGTACGCTTCCAATTTGCTGTTTGAAATGGTTTTCATTGCATTCCAATAGTCGTTTGCTTCCGGAAATTTAGTCGCAGCATCTTCTGGAGCAGAAACCGATATGATTAGATTTTGTTTTGGTTCTAAAGCTCTGAAAGCACTATTAACCTGTTCCAAAGTCACTTTATTTAGAAACTCGTTCATCCATTTGTATTCCTGGTCTAAAGTCATAACCGGATTGGCTTCTAAGAAATACATCTGTAATTGTTCTGCCCAATATCCGTTGCTGATTTTGTCTTTGTTTGCCAGACGATTATCATAATTGCTTCGCATTTTGGTTTTTAAACGGTCTAATTCCTGCTGTGTAAATCCGTTTTGGATAGCTCTTTCATATTCTTTGTAAGCTTCACTAAATGCTTCTAAGAATTTACCTTTTTTAGGTGCGATGTTCAATGAAAATTTACTGTCTAATCTCGAAAGATTATCATTTCTTACACCAAAAGATAAACCTGCCGTTTCATTGTTAATGATGTATTCTCCAAAACGAGTATTCATTAACTGCATCGCAAGACTTTCCTGCATGCTTTTGGTCATTTCGGCTTCATCTTGTACTATTGGTTTTGGCATGGTGTACGAAAGCGAAATCCCAGAACGCTGTAATTCTTTGTCGGTTGCCAGTACATAACGGTTTTCTTTTTGTACCGGAATTTTTTCGTATTCTCTTTTGTTGATTTTCTTTGGAGTCGGTATCGAACCGAAAATCTCTTTAACCCTTTTTTCGATTAATGCCACGTCAATGTCCCCTACGATGACGACAGCCTGATTTTGCGGTTGATACCACTTTTTATAATAATCTCTTAAAACCTGATATTTGAAGTTGTTGATGACGTTCAAATCGCCGATTACATTTCGTTTGGCATATTTAGAACCTTGAAAAACTACTTTGTCGATTTTTTCTCCAGCTCTGTAATCGGCATTTCTTCTGGTGCGCCATTCTTCACGAATCACACCTCTTTCTGCGTCGATTTCATTATTAGCCAAAAGCAAAGAACCTGACCAGTCGTGCAGTACGTACATGCAAGAATCCAATAAAGTTTTATTGTCTGCAGGAACGTTGCTGATATTGTAAACCGTTTCGTCATACGCCGTGTAAGCATTGATGTCTTTTCCAAAAGAAACACCTTGCTTTTCTAGCATGTTGATGATGCCCTTTCCTTTAAAGTGTTCTGTTCCGTTAAAAGCCATATGTTCCAGAAAGTGCGCTAATCCGTCCTGATCGTCGTTTTCTAGAATCGCCCCGACATTTTGTACGAAATAAAAATCGGCTCTGTCTTTTGGCCATTCGTTGTGCATGATGAAATATTGCATTCCGTTTGGAAGCGTTCCATGTGCCACTTCTTTGGGCAATGGAAAAGTAGTTTTAAACTGCGCCGAAACCTGAGTTAAACCCAAGAAAAGAAAATGCGCTAAAATTAATTTTGTTTTCATTTTTGATCCTTATTGTTCTTTTTTTTGATTGAATTTTAGTTGGAATAGGGTATAAGAAGCCCCTGCTGTTTATTTGAAATCTTCAAAAAACAGTTGTAATGGGACACGGATTAAACGGATTCGCTTCCGCGAAAACGCTGATAAAACGGATTTTAAATGTTTTTATCTGTGTAAATCCGCGTTTTCGCAAGGCGAATCCGTTTAATCCGCGTCTAATTTTAAGTTATTGTAATTACATCCAGTCTGGTTTTGCTGCACCTTTTAAGTAGTAATCAAAATACAGTTGCATTTTGAGTGTCCAGTCTTTTCTGTTACTGGCATCGTCTAAAGTATGTCCTTCTTTTTTATAGTTTATTAATAAAGCAGGTTTTCCTAAACGACGAAGTGCAAAGAATAAAGATTGTCCTTCCTGATAAGGAACTGCGCGGTCATTATCATTATGGAAAATCAAAATTGGTGTTTTGATGTTTTTCGCAGAAAATAGAGGCGAGTTTTTAATATATCCGTCCAAATTATCATGCATTGAACTTCCCATACGGTATTGATCGGCTTCGTATTTAAACATAGTCGAAATTCCATTGGATCTCATAACAGGATAGTTAGCCGTAAAGTTGCTTACTCCAGAACCCACAATCGCACAGCTGAAAAGATTTGTTTTAGTTGTTAAGAAAGAAGTTTCGTAACCGCCAAAACTGTGTCCTTGAATTCCGATTTTACCTTTTTCAGTAATACCATTTGCGATTAAGTACTCAACACCACTCATGACATCATTGTAAACGCTGTTTCCGACATCGCCGTAAACATAATGTACATCTGGTTGAAATACGATATAACCTCTGCTTAAATAGGTTGGAATATTAATATTCGAAGAACTTACTTCCGGTTGTTGGTAGGTATTAAAATCAGTTGTATGTTTTTCATAAAAATGGACAATTACCGGATATTTTTTTTTGCTGTCGTAATTGTCCGGAAGATATAAGTTTCCTTGATTTTCTTTTCCGTTAAAAGTCTTCCAAGTCAATACTTTTGCAGTTCCCCAAGCATATTCTTTTTGCTGCGGATTGATATCTGTTATTCTAGATTGTGATCCAAAAGCAGAAGTTCCCCACCATAAATCCGGGAAAATAGTATAACTTGATTTTGAAAACAAAACACTTGAATTATCTCCAGAAACAGTTTCAATTCTAACACTGTAATCTGGATTTGCAAATATTTTTGTTATCGAATTATTGTTATTTAATTGGAAAACTCCGTTGGATTTATGATTGAAATCAAAACCAACTAAAGTAACTGTTTTTTTCTGATCCAAATTACCTATAAAACCTTGTTCTCCGTATCGAAGTTCCACTTTGTTTTTTCTTCCGTAACCTTGTGTCAGCGAATATGCCTTTTTTTGATTGGTAAGATCAATAGCCCACAAATCAAACTGATCGTACAAAACAACTGTATTTCCGTTGTTTAACCAGCCCGCTATTCCGTAAGCTGTATTAGCCGATTTCATGTCTACATTATCATCTGAAAGTGGAAAAGGAATCTGAGAACTAATGTTTTTAAACTGCATAGAAGCAGGGTCAAAAATAGTCCATACTTTTTCTTTTTCGTCATAATAAACAGCAAAACTTCCCTGTGGATTCCAAGTTGGATTTCCAAAAACGCCAGTCAGTACTTTGGTCGATTTTCCTGTTGTGGCATCAATCCAATATATATCGTTACGTTCGTTAAAAGTCCAGTCGGTTTCTACTGCATACGGTTTTTTATCACTCGCAAAAACACCTTTGTAATTTCCGGATTCGGGAATTAAAACTTGATCAAATTCGCCTGTTGAAGCAACTTTAATTACTTTTTTATTTTGGATATCATAAAGAAATTTTTGTTCGCTTGGAAGTGTTTTAGAACTTCTTAATAATTCCTGTCTGCGTTCCATAGTTCCCTGATTGGATCTCCAGATTTCAACATTCGATTTTGCAATCTGAGTGTTTTCAGGACGTTTGTTTGAGTTTACTAATAACGTAATGAAATTGCTGTTTTCGTTTAATCCATACGCCACTTTAGAAATGGAAAAATCAGGATTATTCAAATTGATTTCATCATAATTGAATACTAAATGAGTTTTATTAGTATTCAAATTGAAATAATAAACCATGTTGAAATCAGAGCTGTTGTTTCCTTTTAAAGTAAAAGTACCGCCGTTTTCTTTATCATTTAATTGAAAATCACCAAAATCTGATGCTTTTCCGCTGTAAACTGTTTCTTGTTTGCCGCCGATTGCTCCGTGTTTTAGAAAAACCTGATCTTTTTCAATCTGCACATACACAATCGATTTGTTCTTTAAAAAACGAGACGACTTAATGTTGCTTACAAAAGTACTGTCATTACTTTCTAAATTATAACAAACCAAACGCTGTAAAAAGATTGCTCCTTTTGGAGTTTCCGGACGTGTGTAATACAAGAAATCTGTTCCTTCAAGCGGAGTGGTGTAGTGGTTGGTTTTCCAAAGTTTTTTAACTCCGGTTTTTAAATTCTGCACCAATGTGCTGTCGTTTTTACTGTACTGAATCCAGTCTTTTTTTCCGATGAATTTTAAATCACTGCAATTCTCCAAAACCAAACGTTTTCCTTTTGGAGCTTCTTGAATAATGATCTGTTTTTTGTTTTCCTTTTCCTCATCCTGAAAAACGGTGCTGTAAGACATCCATTTTCCGTTGTATGATAAAGCTTTGCTGTTGATTCTTTGCCAAGATTGATAAGCCGATTCGTCTACTGCTTTTTTCTGTGCAGATAAACTATGTACACCCAAAGCGAGTGTACATAGCAAAACAATTTTTTTCATATTTTTTTGATTTTCAAGAAGCAATTATTCGTTCTTTAAAGCGTTGATAACATCTGTGAGTTCATCTACTAATTGTCCTGGATTTCCAGAATATCCTTCAGATGTAAAACGGATTTTTCCGTCTTTAATCACTACTTTTCTTGGAATACCACTTGATTTAAAGATCTGAGCATAGTTGGTAAAAGAAGCGTTGTTTGTACCGCCACCTTTTTTAACCAAATCAAAATAGGTATTGATTTTTAAACCTTTTTCTTTTAGATAAGCCAAAGCTTCTTTTTTGTAGCCTTCTTT
This portion of the Flavobacterium panacagri genome encodes:
- a CDS encoding efflux transporter outer membrane subunit, producing MKTLYKIGIVLLTGTVMTSCVVGKKYSREDLKAPEKYREEIAVTADTVLLPWKSYYKDPLLVNLIEKALVKNNEVLVAVKSMEQLDLSYKQAKLSLLPTLDFDAGASRSYQSKNSLNGSLSAQFIGKDYMDDYSANLRMSWEVDIWGKAAMQKRDAKAAYFAQKENLSALKTRIIVQVAQAYYNLLGLDEQLKIAEKNIELSTSTLDMMKLQYNSGSISSLAVNQTEAQKKTAELLVPLAKANIAVQENALQILCGEYPNSIERAGNIDAAEINVVFPTGIPVSLLSRRPDVKASEYAVMSAAAKTGLSKAAMYPALSLNPSIGVNSFEFEKWFDFPGSITKTIAANLAQPIFRKKALRTAYEVAVLEQEKAAIQFKQSFITAVGEVNDAMSRLKYADERIVLAKEKATSLDKATSDASLLYKSGMANYLEVITAQNSSLQNDLDVVTIKLEKLNAAINLYRALGGGVE
- a CDS encoding helix-turn-helix domain-containing protein — protein: MSKIDTYSLEHHKSLFTDENDNKEYFYVQIEEHPYIDIPYRAESYAIEFLKKGSIILQTRLDKIVIKAPAILALGPNVIRSFSKDSESILMDIIFFKPKFFLETQTNVFFLSQYDFFENSKMHVFPLEKKNKTKFEQLFSLIQENLRTNHFHQASILRSYLYVLIFELDSMKKNLPQKEIQNPLFEKFKELLVKDFIKHRAPSYYAENLNVTRKYLSEVIKNNSGKTTREWIDEMVILEAKVLLQNKSLTINQISDTLHFSNQSVFGKFFKNYTQFSPLEYRNTI
- a CDS encoding M16 family metallopeptidase, encoding MKTKLILAHFLFLGLTQVSAQFKTTFPLPKEVAHGTLPNGMQYFIMHNEWPKDRADFYFVQNVGAILENDDQDGLAHFLEHMAFNGTEHFKGKGIINMLEKQGVSFGKDINAYTAYDETVYNISNVPADNKTLLDSCMYVLHDWSGSLLLANNEIDAERGVIREEWRTRRNADYRAGEKIDKVVFQGSKYAKRNVIGDLNVINNFKYQVLRDYYKKWYQPQNQAVVIVGDIDVALIEKRVKEIFGSIPTPKKINKREYEKIPVQKENRYVLATDKELQRSGISLSYTMPKPIVQDEAEMTKSMQESLAMQLMNTRFGEYIINNETAGLSFGVRNDNLSRLDSKFSLNIAPKKGKFLEAFSEAYKEYERAIQNGFTQQELDRLKTKMRSNYDNRLANKDKISNGYWAEQLQMYFLEANPVMTLDQEYKWMNEFLNKVTLEQVNSAFRALEPKQNLIISVSAPEDAATKFPEANDYWNAMKTISNSKLEAYKEEELTASLVKEQLTEKAIAKTSDIKAFANAKQYTLANGAKVIIYPTTLSKDQILFSAYSAGGNSLADWQDLPSTQIATAVAAYSGLGDYKFTDLKKKLAGQTASVSPYIGGLYEGFNGSSNKESLTTLLQLTYLYFQHPRFDTTTFDKIKEQYQNKLNNAHNSNEKALSDTISVLNTNYSKRNWLLNQDFINAFDLNKAKKFYTERFSNAGDFTFLFVGNISEKDIALINTYLGNILSTPKTEKYVDHKIFMKDGKTEKTIFRTMDTPKTTVYLHLENKDVTYSKKNKILSYMVSEWLTKRYLETIREEEGGSYGVQVGTDLSQSPSPLFSLEINFDCNPDKADALVKIVHAELTRVQTETIPANMLEDIKQSIIKNYQEQIKENSYWLSVLTSYVRNDETPFDMELLKNTLSTITAKDLKEFTTNALKKSNSVQVLMKAK
- a CDS encoding alpha/beta hydrolase family protein, whose protein sequence is MKKIVLLCTLALGVHSLSAQKKAVDESAYQSWQRINSKALSYNGKWMSYSTVFQDEEKENKKQIIIQEAPKGKRLVLENCSDLKFIGKKDWIQYSKNDSTLVQNLKTGVKKLWKTNHYTTPLEGTDFLYYTRPETPKGAIFLQRLVCYNLESNDSTFVSNIKSSRFLKNKSIVYVQIEKDQVFLKHGAIGGKQETVYSGKASDFGDFQLNDKENGGTFTLKGNNSSDFNMVYYFNLNTNKTHLVFNYDEINLNNPDFSISKVAYGLNENSNFITLLVNSNKRPENTQIAKSNVEIWRSNQGTMERRQELLRSSKTLPSEQKFLYDIQNKKVIKVASTGEFDQVLIPESGNYKGVFASDKKPYAVETDWTFNERNDIYWIDATTGKSTKVLTGVFGNPTWNPQGSFAVYYDEKEKVWTIFDPASMQFKNISSQIPFPLSDDNVDMKSANTAYGIAGWLNNGNTVVLYDQFDLWAIDLTNQKKAYSLTQGYGRKNKVELRYGEQGFIGNLDQKKTVTLVGFDFNHKSNGVFQLNNNNSITKIFANPDYSVRIETVSGDNSSVLFSKSSYTIFPDLWWGTSAFGSQSRITDINPQQKEYAWGTAKVLTWKTFNGKENQGNLYLPDNYDSKKKYPVIVHFYEKHTTDFNTYQQPEVSSSNINIPTYLSRGYIVFQPDVHYVYGDVGNSVYNDVMSGVEYLIANGITEKGKIGIQGHSFGGYETSFLTTKTNLFSCAIVGSGVSNFTANYPVMRSNGISTMFKYEADQYRMGSSMHDNLDGYIKNSPLFSAKNIKTPILIFHNDNDRAVPYQEGQSLFFALRRLGKPALLINYKKEGHTLDDASNRKDWTLKMQLYFDYYLKGAAKPDWM